DNA from Pajaroellobacter abortibovis:
CACTTACTGGGTGGGGACAATCCATCCATCGATCTCGCCAGCCTCCTCTTACGGCTAGGAATCCACTTGCAAGTCTACCGCTCGTTTGCGCCCGGAGGACTGGTTCCCTCATCGTTCGGAGGGGTGCTCGTCTTTGAACCCATCCAGCTCGCTCAGGCACACGCAAAGAACAGAACTGTGGGTTGCAGGGGGCTCATGGGGGACCGCCCACTTGCGAATAGGGGCTTCTAGAGAGTTCGATAAGCGATCGAGATCGAGTAGTACCATCTCGTTTTCAGGCTCTTGAGCAGATCAAAATTTTCCTTTTCTTCAGGAATATTCATAAGCACAACGCTCTCACAAGCTAGACAGCAAGAAGTTTCAGGATCGACTTGGGCCCCTACCCTTATGCGATTCTCCGCTCCAACCAAGAACTGATTGCCCTGGAGTTTTTACAGGAAAAAGGCAAGGATAGGGTACTTTTCGTCTATGGGGACGCCATGAAGCGTGGACGATGCAAGACCAAGAAAAGGCATTTACCTCCCCTTTCCCCCTTCTCTTGCTCAGGACAACGTCCTTGCAGCGGGAGGTACGAGCTCCCGGCGCCATCCAGTCGCACATCCTTTAACAATAGACATGCGTTTGGATGGGATGCTCGAAGAGTACCGAACAGATCCATGGAAAGGGGCCAAGCCCCCTCCTCGAGCTCATCGTTCTTCGATGGGCAGGGAGATAGATACACTATGGCAAGCCACATCTCGATTGACCATCGATATGACCAACCGAACCGATGTGTGGCAGGATCGAAGCGAAAATCTGTCGACGTTACCCTCTCCATCGATACGTTATACAGGTCACCTGGGCACGCGACGGCACATCAAAAAAGGATACACTTTGCTCATCCGCGGTGGAAAACTAAGCAGATCCCCTAGCTTTCTTGAACTTTTTGGAAACCGGAGTGCTGCCTTAGAGGATCCAGTACTTCACTCTGAAAGCACATGGACCACCGAATGGGGATTCACATGGCTCCAGTCATTCGCTTCGACGAAAGTCCGTACGGAGTTGATAGGGTTTTCCACGCAGGCAGATGATCCGATTACTTATTTGTACAGGGGAGTGGCTGATCGAAGCAAAGCAACCAATGTCGACCGGTCTCAGCCCGTTGGCTTCGAGGGGGGCTTCACCTTCCATCGAGGTCCTCTCCAAGGTCGAATCCCTTATTCTTGGCTCAATAAATAAAATCAAACGGAATGCTGCACTGGAACCCAAATGGTCGGTGATGCAGGGTGCGGCCGTTCCTCTTTACCTAGACGACCTATCTACGATGCTGTACTCGACACAAGTTACGACTGGAGATTTCTGCGGGTCCGCTTCGGACTGGACATTGTAGCAGGCATGACTGCGGACTTAACAGGAGCGATTCCGATTCCACCACGCGCTATCAGTCCTGCCGGTGTTCAGATCACACTCCCCACCCCTCGCCACCTACGTCACGCTAAACATCAACAATGTTCAACACAAGGACAGACAGTCACAGCCTAAGGTGCATTAGGACCCCTTCGAGAGACTCTTGTAGACACCTAGGTTATCTGTTGCCTGGCAGACGATGGCTTTTACGCTTGCGTTACGCGTATGAAAATACCAGGCCCTCCCTTTCCTCCCTTTGAATTCTATGATAAGATAATCAATAAAGTCGCTCAGAGATTATTGGAGGATCATTGTATACTTATGGCACAAGCATCCAACGGCAGCGGTCGAGTACCAATCGACCGTAGCTCAGAACAACAGAATCGTGGTGTCAACCTATCAGGCTCTGCAGTTATTCTCGCACCACCTTCTTCCTTTCCCCAAGGGATCCCAGAAAACGCGATGATCTTGCTCCCTTTAGGGTCCAATGGCGAATTGATACAAGAACGACTCGCGCAAGGACCTATCGCTCTCACCACGGAAGAGATGTGGAAGCTCCTCGGCTTCAATGGCCCTGCCGTACAAGTACAAGACGAGCATGGACGCCCCGTCGTGATCGGGTTAGAAGATCTTCTCCAGAGTCTTGAAAAACATTGGACGGAGGCCACCCAAGAGATCGGTCGAGGAAGGGTTCTCGCCAATGAACTGATGAAATATGGGCGACATGAAAAGGCAGAACAGGTCCTTGCCAGTGTGGTGGCCCATGGCGGAGAGGGGGAAGACTGGCTTGCGCTCGGCGTCAGCCAACTCAACCAAAAAAAACTAGAAAAAGCAGAAGGGACACTGCGAGGAGCGCAAAGCCTCCTATCCACCAATCCTTTCCCTTCTCTTCATTTGGCTCGACTCGCCCGTGAAAAGAAAGACTCCGCTGCCGAACAAGAACACGTGGAACGAGCCATTCAAATCGAGAAGCAATCTGTGGACGCTTGGGCATACCTCGCAACGCTTTTCCGGGAGAGACACGGGGAAGAGGAAGGGGATCAAAAGATCCTGGAACGCGCTCAGGCTGATGAATACGCACAAACCTCAGCACCCTACATCGCCTTGCAAGGGTTTTACGCGAATCAGGAGGCAACGCGCAACAAAGCAATTGTTTACGCTGAGATGGCGGTCAAACGAACCCCACAAGATCCCCTCTCTCTTCTTTGTCTGTCCGCTCTGTATGGTCAGTCAGGACAGCTCGAATCGATCATTACCCTACTCGAACCACATCAATCGATTATGCTGCACGATACGCGGATTGCACACAATTATTTTGAAGCGCTCTTCCGGACGCGGAAGTTCGATCAGCTCAAAGTATTTCTCGCTCATTTGACCACTTCACCTCATGAAGCGATCAAACAGTTCGCTGCTCAACGCACCTCGGCCGTAGCTCAGTTTCTTGAACAAGAGCAACGCCCGACATCAAAATCCTAATTTGTTTCTATGGCCGGTATTTGTTGTGTCAGTACACACCACACCCTCAAGGAGGTCATAGAAGACACTGAGGTTTTTCATCTCCTGACTCGTCCTTCGCAATGTGGTTTCTTTTTCGAGTTAAGGCTTGAGCGCTATCAGGATATTACACTCCATCTCCTTGAAGAAGTCTTCAGCCACTATCCCCCCCACCGTTTGGTGATTACATGGGGTGGCACTGACCGACGCAGGGGTGCTCTACACTTCAACATCAAAGAAGGAGAAGGGCGGAAATGGATCCAAGCATTTCACCGAGCTGGAGTCGGCTTCCTCGATATCGACTTTACTCTCCTCAAACAAGTAGGGTTTACCCGTTCCGATCTCTTGCCCTCCTCAAGCACGACTCAGCTGATCGTCAGTCATCACGAGTGGATGGCGGGACTGCCGCTGGATGCCCTCCGTACCTTACGTCAGGAAGCAGAAGGACAGGGAGCAGATGTTGTCAAAATCGCTCTGACCCCCCTTGGTTTTCTCGACGCGCTCCCTCTGTTACAATTGATGAAAGAGGAAGGGCAATGGAAGCGTCCGTTGATCGGGATTGCAATGGGAGAAAAAGGGGCATGGAGCCGTCTGCTCGGTCCACAGTTCCCCCATTCTCCTCCCTTCACCTATGCAAGCCTGATAGGCAGCCAGGGAACCGCTCCAGGCCAACTGACTTGGCTCGAGTTTGAAACCATCTACCGCTATTTCGAGCTTTCACCCGCCACAAAAGTGTACGGAATTATTGGTGATCCGGTTGCCCATTCGCTTTCCCCTCTGTTACACAACTCCGCTTTTGCAGCAACGGGCTTTCCAGGCATTTACATTCCTTTCCATCTTACTGAAGATCCAGTCTGGTTTATGAAAGAGTTTGCTCCCCTCATCCCCATCCAGGGGCTTTCTATCACCATCCCTCATAAAATACGTTCCCTCTCAGCCTGTACTCTGGCAAACGATCTATCTCATAACATAGGTGCAATCAATACAGCCCTCTTTGCACCTGAATCAGGATGGACGGGATTCAACACGGATGCAACAGCTGCCATCGCTTCTCTGGAAGAAGCATTAGAGGGAACGCTTGCAGGCAAAACCGTCCTAGTGATAGGAGCCGGCGGAGTGGCCAGAAGTGTCGCTTTCCCTCTTCAAAAACAGGGTGCTCGTGTAATCATCTGCAGCCGCCATCCAGACAAGTCCATGCTGCTAGCACGAGATATCGGTGCAGAATGGATCCCTTTCGAATTAGCCTGTAGCGGCCAGTGCCAGGCTCAGGTGATCATCCACGCAACTCCTATTGGTATGGCACCCCATACAGAGGAAATCCCTATCCCTCTGGACTCTTTTCCTCCACAAACCCTTTTATTTGACTTGGTCTATCATCCCGTCAAGACAGCTTGGTTGCGTCAGGGGGAAAGACGAGGACATCCTATTCTCTACGGATACACTCATTTCCTAAAGCAGGGTGCGTCCCAATTTAAATACTTTACTGGACTAGAAGCTCCGCTTGAGATCATGGAACAAGTGATCCGAAATTCGCTCCAACTGGGCAGGGACTGAGGTGGATATCCTCTTGCCTGGTCCCAATTGTTGCAACAGCGCTATTTAGTAAAATCGGCGCCTTAGTCACAGATCACCAAGGCGCTCTCCATCTGGTCGATGAGTGGAATTATACACTCCGTAAAATCACTTTCGAGTTATTTCCCTTATAATCCTTCGGACTGCATCAAGAAACAATGCACAGAACCCACACACATAATGAAAGGGATAGTACCACTTCATCATCGCCAATCAAAATGCGCGCTTCTCCTTCATAGACTCTTCTGGATAACTTCCCCATTTCTCTCAGTCCATCCAACTTCCATGAATAAGAGGGAAAGAGAGATGTACAAAATTAAACTCCCTGTATGTCCGGTGGCCAGATATATTTGTGGAGCTGCAACTGCACTCTAACTTGGACTCTGTCCTCCAAAACCCACTGGATCAGAGCCTGGGGTGACAACTGTCCAAACACAGTGCTAGCCAACAAATGAGGAGTCCTATCTGTTAAGCGAAAAGTCTGGATCATTTCTCGCATCCATTCATAGTCCTGGCGATTAGCTAAGACAAACTTTAGTTCATCTCGGGCCGAAATAAATTCAAGGTTAGACCAACGAATGCGATGCGACTCTCCAGAGCCAGGTGGCTTCAGATCCATAATCTTGTGCACGCGCGGATCTACCTTAGCAACATCTGCCTCCCCGCTGGTTTCTAGGAGCACGGTACGCGATGCATTGCAAAGTTCCTCGAGGAGAGGGAACACAGCAGGCTGCAACAGAGGTTCCCCTCCTGTCATTTCAATCAGGGATGTACCTCGTTCTAGCGCAGCATACAGTACCTTTTGTCTGCGCATCCGCGTTCCATCATAAAAAGCGTGAGGGGTATCGCACCAGGAACACCGCAAATTACATCCTGTTGTACGAATAAAGGTACACGGCAATCCTGCAAAGGTGGATTCCCCCTGAATACTAGTATAAATCTCATGAATAACAAGCGTATCTTCTTTTGCCATAAGTGCCGGGTGGGATCTATATGTCCTCTGATAAAGGGAAATCAAGTAGGACAGGGACCTCGATCTCCTTCACAGGTAAAGCCTTCTTACGCATGTTGGGGCGTGTGCCAAGCTGTATCAACGCATACGCACAGGTCACAACAGCTAAGACTCCTAAGACTAAGGTACGGACAAGAGAAAAAACAACGGTAGCAGTGCGACAATTCATCCCGCAAGAATTGAAAAGATATGCCATTCCTTTGGCATACTGCCAACAATGGACGCTTGTAGCATAACCCTCGTATACACCCAGTACTTACTACATGTACACATATTCATTCTTTTCTCTTGTTTTCTCATTAAAACGTATGGGATAAATAATTACATGTCCGTGGGGAATGAACATAAAGCTTTAATCTCGCTCTTAAGGCTATATCCTCTTCACCTGTTTCAAGCCTTGAAGGAAGAAATGCTACTCAACTTCAGCGATTATATAACACACCCCCTCTCAAGAAGAAGATCTTTGCAGAAGGAAGAGCGCAAGCACTGCCTTTAGTCGCTAAAAGCGAGGAGCTTTACAGTGTCGTCGTCCATGCAAGAGCAAATCTTAAACTGCACAGATCTCGACCAACGAGATCGATGGATAAAAAAAGCAGCTACGGTTGCGACGCCACATGCTCTTTTCGATTAGATAACTCGCACTATCGCATTCCCTCTTTCATCCACCCCATCAATTGATTGACGTTTTTGGTAGATCCAAATATCAGAGGGGTCCGCTGATGGATAGAGGTAGGCACAATGTCAAGTATGCATTTGACTCCGTCGGTCGCCACTCCTCCTGCATGCTCTACAACATAAGCGATGGGATTCGCTTCATAGAGAAGCCTTAACTTCCCCTCCTGATGCTTTTTATCGGCTGGATAAAGAAAGAGGCCTCCATAGCAAAGGGTGCGATGCGCATCTGCTGCAAGAGAACCCACATAACGTTGCACATAGGAGGCTTCTTCTTTCACCCAACGATTCCATTTCTGGATTGGCTCACCCCACTGGGTAAAATTCCCCTCATTGCAGGAGTAATAGCGACCTTGAGAAGGAATTCGAATTGATGGACGTGACAGGAAAAATTCTCCTACTCCAGGATCTAATACAAATGAGTTAACTCCTCGGTTTGTGGCAAGCACTAAAATCGTCGATGGCCCATAGAGCGCATAGCCCGCCATTAAAAATTTACGGCCAGAACGCAATGCTTCTTGTGGCGAAGGAGAGGTCATTGCTGATTTCTCAAAAACAGCGAAAATCGTTCCAACATTTACGTTGACATCGAGATTGCTCGAGCCATCCAACGGATCAAAAAGGACAATATATTCCCCTTGAGATGAATCAATAAAAGTCTCGTCCAACTCTTCACTAATCAAAAGACAGCACTGTTTACTCTCTCTCAAATAATGCATCATCACTTCATTGGCAAATACATCTAACTTTTGGACAGACTCTCCTTGAACGTTTGTATTTCCAGTAGTACCTAACATTGAATTAAGATCGGCTACACGAAGTTTGGATCCAATGCCTCGAATCGCCGAAGCAATTCCATGGAGCAAAGAGAGTAATCCTTCATAGTGATTCCGCCCTCTATCTAATTCCACACACATAAATTGTTCGAATGTTTTTTTTAATACGGAAGAATGGCCGCTCTGATTGTACTTTTGCATAATTCACTCACTTTATTCTAGGTAAACAGGTGAATAAGTGCATCCAGTTTTGCAAGAAAAACATAAACAAAGTGCTGATCCAAAGCTAAAATGACAAAACACTACAACCAGCTTGAACCAAATCAACTAAACAAAACGGAAGGAGTCACGTATGCTTGATGCGAATCGAGTGAATCAAATCTTATCCTGGTATCGTGCAGATAATCCAGGTGTTCGAACGAATTTAGCGCGCATTCTCTACCATGGTGCGCTGGGAGGAACCGGAAAAGTTGTTATTCTGCCCGTAGATCAAGGGTTTGAACACGGTCCCACCCGTTCTTTTGCATCTAATTCGGCAGGCTATGATCCAGATT
Protein-coding regions in this window:
- a CDS encoding tetratricopeptide repeat protein, with protein sequence MAQASNGSGRVPIDRSSEQQNRGVNLSGSAVILAPPSSFPQGIPENAMILLPLGSNGELIQERLAQGPIALTTEEMWKLLGFNGPAVQVQDEHGRPVVIGLEDLLQSLEKHWTEATQEIGRGRVLANELMKYGRHEKAEQVLASVVAHGGEGEDWLALGVSQLNQKKLEKAEGTLRGAQSLLSTNPFPSLHLARLAREKKDSAAEQEHVERAIQIEKQSVDAWAYLATLFRERHGEEEGDQKILERAQADEYAQTSAPYIALQGFYANQEATRNKAIVYAEMAVKRTPQDPLSLLCLSALYGQSGQLESIITLLEPHQSIMLHDTRIAHNYFEALFRTRKFDQLKVFLAHLTTSPHEAIKQFAAQRTSAVAQFLEQEQRPTSKS
- a CDS encoding type I 3-dehydroquinate dehydratase, which encodes MAGICCVSTHHTLKEVIEDTEVFHLLTRPSQCGFFFELRLERYQDITLHLLEEVFSHYPPHRLVITWGGTDRRRGALHFNIKEGEGRKWIQAFHRAGVGFLDIDFTLLKQVGFTRSDLLPSSSTTQLIVSHHEWMAGLPLDALRTLRQEAEGQGADVVKIALTPLGFLDALPLLQLMKEEGQWKRPLIGIAMGEKGAWSRLLGPQFPHSPPFTYASLIGSQGTAPGQLTWLEFETIYRYFELSPATKVYGIIGDPVAHSLSPLLHNSAFAATGFPGIYIPFHLTEDPVWFMKEFAPLIPIQGLSITIPHKIRSLSACTLANDLSHNIGAINTALFAPESGWTGFNTDATAAIASLEEALEGTLAGKTVLVIGAGGVARSVAFPLQKQGARVIICSRHPDKSMLLARDIGAEWIPFELACSGQCQAQVIIHATPIGMAPHTEEIPIPLDSFPPQTLLFDLVYHPVKTAWLRQGERRGHPILYGYTHFLKQGASQFKYFTGLEAPLEIMEQVIRNSLQLGRD
- a CDS encoding radical SAM protein, which translates into the protein MAKEDTLVIHEIYTSIQGESTFAGLPCTFIRTTGCNLRCSWCDTPHAFYDGTRMRRQKVLYAALERGTSLIEMTGGEPLLQPAVFPLLEELCNASRTVLLETSGEADVAKVDPRVHKIMDLKPPGSGESHRIRWSNLEFISARDELKFVLANRQDYEWMREMIQTFRLTDRTPHLLASTVFGQLSPQALIQWVLEDRVQVRVQLQLHKYIWPPDIQGV
- the fbp gene encoding class 1 fructose-bisphosphatase — encoded protein: MQKYNQSGHSSVLKKTFEQFMCVELDRGRNHYEGLLSLLHGIASAIRGIGSKLRVADLNSMLGTTGNTNVQGESVQKLDVFANEVMMHYLRESKQCCLLISEELDETFIDSSQGEYIVLFDPLDGSSNLDVNVNVGTIFAVFEKSAMTSPSPQEALRSGRKFLMAGYALYGPSTILVLATNRGVNSFVLDPGVGEFFLSRPSIRIPSQGRYYSCNEGNFTQWGEPIQKWNRWVKEEASYVQRYVGSLAADAHRTLCYGGLFLYPADKKHQEGKLRLLYEANPIAYVVEHAGGVATDGVKCILDIVPTSIHQRTPLIFGSTKNVNQLMGWMKEGMR